A single Colias croceus chromosome 10, ilColCroc2.1 DNA region contains:
- the LOC123694850 gene encoding uncharacterized protein LOC123694850, translating to MAVRLVFLVLYAVLSNASAESDASIWVDVTPENLIERRYTPEVIDELHSAKADALLLYTEYTAQAGSDLKNFIKNISKLTEETVRGMDRSVLENAPPSCRAEFERKLKKIEFDAHRAATFSGENHHKFFLGHMIVFRMHLNKSEEYIKKCDKIIKTCGTPCETTPRITRWRRLALTEIHRVRDDIQHSRRSYKDLLVHAHRKLNHFRKRATLRAQDAINTLQSCVRRS from the exons ATGGCCGTCCGTTTAGTGTTTTTAGTGCTTTACGCGGTGCTATCGAACGCGAGTGCTGAG TCAGACGCGTCAATATGGGTGGACGTGACCCCAGAGAACCTGATCGAAAGGCGGTACACACCTGAGGTGATTGACGAGCTACACTCCGCGAAGGCAGATGCCCTCCTCCTATACACGGAGTACACTGCACAAGCCGGGTCGGATCTGAAGAATTTTATTAAGAATATATCGAAGTTGACTGAGGAAACTGTTCGGGGAATGGACAGGAGCGTTTTGGAGAATGCG CCGCCATCATGCAGAGCAGAGTTCGAAAGAAAGCTAAAGAAGATAGAGTTCGACGCGCACCGAGCGGCGACCTTCAGTGGGGAGAACCACCACAAGTTCTTCTTGGGACACATGATTGTGTTCCGGATGCATCTTAATAAG AGTGAagaatacataaaaaagtGTGACAAAATCATCAAAACATGTGGCACGCCATGTGAA ACAACACCCCGTATAACCCGATGGCGGCGTCTCGCTCTAACCGAGATCCACCGCGTGCGCGACGACATACAGCACTCGCGTAGATCCTACAAGGATCTACTTGTGCACGCGCATCGTAAACTTAATCATTTCAGAAAACGCGCCACCTTGCGTGCTCAGGACGCAATAAATACGCTACAGTCTTGTGTAAGACGTAGCtag